The nucleotide sequence CAAGACCAGCGCTCATCGCGCACCCGGCCCGCGCAGCTCGGCGCACCGCGCACAGCGGGCGCCGTCCGGCACGACCATCGGTGTCGGGGCGACCAGGAGCCCGCACAGGGCGCCGTAGCGTCCCGCGCCGATCGCGGCCGGCGCCGTCAGCTCGGATTCGGTCACCAGGTGAGCGAATCCGTCGAGCACCGACGTGAGCGTCACCAGCCCGTCGAGCAGCAGGGCCGTCCGCTGGTCACGGTCCGCCCCGCGGGTCACACTCCGGCCGCGCCGCAGCACGCCTCCGAGGCTCCACACACCGGCCGTCACGACGTCGTGTCACGGTCGGCGCGCTGCCGCTCCACCGCCCGGTCCGCCGCCCGGCGGGTGTCGCACGGCCACCGGAACCGGCCGGACTGCGGGCCGCCACACGCCCGGCACCGCCCCGACCCGTCATCAGCGTGCTCGGCCCGGAGCCGGTCGAGGTCGTAACCCTCGGCGAGGAAGAACGCGACCAGCGGATCACCATCGGCGGACATCACGGGCGGGCACGTTAGGAACGTGCAGGTCACACACGTTGCCACGCTGTCGACAGCGCGGCGAACGGTTCAGCGGCTACGCGCCCATGCCCATCCGGTAGGCGATGCCGCGCAGCTCCCGGCCGCCGGCGTCGCGCCGGGCCCGCCGCAGAAGGTCGGCAACGGTCTCGCGGACGAACGGGTTGGCGTGCACGAGCTGCGGCGCGAGTTCCTCGGCCTGGCGCAGCGTGTCGACGGCGACGGTCTCACGCCCCCGCTGGGCGGCCAGTCCGCGGCCGACGTCCATGAGGAACCACGCACGCCGGCCCAGCGGCAACGCCTCGACGTCGACCGCCTCGGCCAGCTCGGGCACCCGGTCGATCTCGCCCACCTCGACCGCCATCGCGACCCGCCACACGGCGACGTTGCGCGGGCCGAAGTGCTGGCCGCCGAAGTTCCCGTCGCCCGTGTGCCTGGAGATGTCGGCCGCCTCGGCGAGGTAGTCCGGCACGACGTCGACCGCGCCCGTCGCTGCCGACTGGAGCGCCGCGGAGAGCCGCAGCATTCCGTAAGCCTGTCCAGCCGGGCCGGCGTCCGGGGTGAGCGCGTCGGCGGACCGCACGACCGCCTCCAGCGCCCGCGTCCGGGCGTGCGCCCCGACCATCGCCTCCGCGCGCATGTAGTCCGCGATCGCCACCCACGCCGGGTCGTCGGTCGCCTCGGCCGCCCGGTGCAGGTGACCGGCGATCGACCACCCGACGTCTCGGTAACCGAGGTCCTTGGCCAGGTAGAACGCGTGGAACAGGCACTCGATCAGCAGCGTCCGGGCGCCGTCGATCCGCCCGGCGTGGGCCCAGACGCGGGGCAGGAGGTCCGGCAGCACGGCTCCGAGACACCGGTAGTCGCAGGCGAAGCTCGCCGCCGCGGCCCGATCGACGTCGTGCCGGAGCTCCGGCAGCGTCCGCAGCCCGCCGGTCGACTCCGGCGTGACGGCGTCCAGCTCGATGTCGCGCAGCGCGCCGCGCAGGTCTTCCACCGCCGCGTGCCCCTCGGACTCACCGGGCGTGTGCGGCGCGACCGGCCGGCCGGTCAGCTCGGTCGGCGCGACCCGCAGCGCGCCGGCGAGCGCCTCGACCGTGGACCGTCGTTCCACCGGGCGCTCGCCCCGCTCGATCCGGGACAGGTACGACGCGGACAACCCGGCCAGCTCGGCGGTCGCTCGCAGCGAGAGCCCGCGCCAGGCCCGCACCTCGCGGAGCCTGCGGCCGATCAGGTCGGGACCGTCACCCATGTCCGAGCGCTCCTCGGGCCACGCCCCCGGGCCCTGGCCGCCGCAGGAGCATCGTCGTCTCCGACGGTACGGCAGAGGTCACCCGGGCGGCGCCTGCACGCGGGCCCGGCACCGGACTCAGCGGTCCGCGGTCCGCGGTCGGTCCGCCGGTGTGCCCGTCCGTTCAGCTGGCGCGGGAGTCGGGCACGTTCGCGTCCGGACGGCGGGTGCCGGGCCGGGCGGGTGCGGGGGCCGGCGCACCGGTCGCCGCGCGCTCCTTGACCGACGCGGCGTACAGGTCGACGTAGGTCTGGCCGGAGAGCTCCATCAGGTTGTACATGATCTCGTCGGTCATCGACCGCTCGATGAACCGGTCGCCGGCCATGCCCTCGTAGCGGGAGAAGTCGATCGGCTCGCCGATCACGATGCGGACCTTGCGCGGCCGCCACATCTTCGAGCCGATCGGGTTGACCTTGTCCGTGCCGACCATCGCGACCGGGATCACCGGGACGCCGCCCTCGAGGGCCATCCGGGCGACGCCGGTCTTGCCCTTGTAGAGCTTCCCGTCCGGGGAGCGGGTGCCCTCCGGGTAGATGCCCAGCAGCTTGCCCTCACCGAGCAGCCGCACGGCGGTGTCCATCGCGGCCCGCGCGGCCGAGCCGCCGGAGCGGTCCACCGGGACCTGGCCGACGCCGCTGAAGAACTGCTTCTTGAACCAGCCGCGGATCCCGGGCTCGGTGAAGTACTCGCGCTTGGCCAGGAACGTGACCCGCCGCGGCAACATCAACGGCAGGAAGAACGAGTCGGCCACCGCGAGGTGGTTGCTGGCGAGGATCGCGCCCCCGCTCTCGGGCACATTTCCGGCACCCACGATCTCGGGTCGGCAGAAGACCCGCATCAGCGGGCCGAGCAGCACGAACTTGGACCACCAGTACAGCACCCTGCGCTGCCTCCCCTACGACTTCCGGCGACAGCCTACGGAGCCGTCGGTACTCCCCACAACGGGGCCGTGCCCACGCCCGGGCGGGCCGGTGCAACGCTGTGCCGGAGCGTGACAGGATGATCCGGCATGCGCCGGTGCGGCCGGGAAGGACGGGCATGGACCCAGCACGCGGCCGGGGAGACCGACCGGAGGACGACTTCGAGTCCATCATCGCGGACTGGCGCGAGGAGGGCTCGGTCCCCGACTGGCCCGGCGAGCGCACCGAACCGGCCGAACCCTCGGTGCAGCCCGGCGAGCGGCCGGTGCACCGGCCCGGCCCGTCGGCCGAGACCGAGGACGACGACCACTACCACCCGCCCGAGCCGCCGCCGCTGCCACGGCCGGGCCCACCCGCCGTCGTCGGCGGGGGGCTGATCGGGCTGGGCCTTGTGCTGTGCATCTCACCGGGGCTGATCGGCGCGGGCGGCAGCTGGCCGCTCCCGCTCGGCCTCGTGCTGATGGCGGCCGGCCTGGCCTGGCTGGTGCTGCGGCTGTGGACCGGCGAGCCCGGCGACGGCGGACCGGATCCGCACGACGACGGCTCGCGGCTCTGACGGCGCACGATCAGCCGAAGGCCTCCCGGGCCAGCGTCGCAGCACCCACGACCGCCGCGGCGGCGCCGAGCTGCGCGGTACGGATCCGGGCGAGCGGCCGGTTGCCGGCGCCGGTGGCGATCCGGGCGTAGTGCTCGCGGGCCGCGTCGAGGAACTGCGGCGCCGACACCGACACCCCGCCCGCGATCACCACCAGGTCCGGATCGAACACGTCGGCGACCAGTGACAATCCCTCCCCCAGCCAGTGGCCCAGCTCGACCATCGCGGCCTTGGCGATCGGGTCGCCCTCCCGGGCCGCCGCACCGACCCGCCTGCCGGTGATCCGGCCCGGATCCTGTGCGGCCTCCCTGACCAGCGCCGACGGACCGGGCGGATGCGCGCCGGAGATCAGTTCCAGAGCGGTCGCGGCCAGCGCGGTGCCGCTGCAGTAGCGCTCCCAGCAACCACGCTTGCCGCACGGGCAGGAGCGGCCGTCCGGCACGACGCGCAGGTGCCCCAGCTCGGGCGCGACGCCGTAGGCGCCGCGGTACAGCTCGCCGTCGAGCAGCAGGGCCCCGCCGATCCCGGTGCCGAGCGCGATCACCACCGCGGCGGACGCGCCCGCCGCGGCCCCGTAGCGGCGCTCGGCCAGCGCGGCCGAGTTGGCGTCGTGCTCGACGACGACCGGAAGCCCGCCCAGGCGGTCCGAGATCCGCTGCGCGACCGGGGCGTCCCGCCAGGACAGGTGCGGGGCGTAGCGGACCAGGCCGCGTCCGGCGTCGACGAAGCCGGCCAGCGCGAGCCCGACCGCGGACACCGGGTGCCTGCGGCGCAGCTCGTCGACCGCGCCGGCGATGGCGGCCTCCAGCGCGTCGTCGGTGCCGGGGGTGGGAGCCGAGACGGTGTCCAGGACGTCGCCGTCGTCGCCGACGATCCCGGCCCGCACGCTGGTCCCTCCCACGTCGACCCCGACGGTGAGGGGGCGGGTCACGTCCGGTGCACCACGATCCGCTGCACCGAACGGCCGCCGTGGGTCCGGCTGCCGCTCTGACCGTTCCGGGTGTGCCCGTCGTGGCCGTGACTGTCATGACCCGGCCCGTTGTTGCCCGGCCCGGGTGGCGCCGCCGTGTCCGGGGCCCGGGCGGCGTCCTGCTCCAGCACCGCCACCAGCACGGCGAGCAGCCCCTTCGCGTGCACGGCCAGCGACTCGGCCAACTCCGAGCGCTCCCCGCGGAGCACCGCGACCAGCGCGCACACCGGGCAGGCCGGGCAGGCACCGGGGCTCCCGGGGTCCGGCTGCCGGCCGGTGCCACCGGCGAGCGGCTCGAGTGCCCCCCGCAGCCGGTCGAGCAGATGCAGCGCGGTCTCCCGCAGGTCGTCCGGGAATCCGCTGTGGGCACCGCAGGAGCCGGCGGTCACGACGTCATCCAGGTACCGGGATCGGGCACGAAGGTGATCACCAGGCGGGCCTGCGCGCCGGTCCCCTCCAGCCGGGCGCCGGTGGCCTCGCAGCGCCGCAGGACCGAGGGCAGCGAGACCATCCGCCGGGAGAAACCGATGCCGACGACCATGTCGTCACCGACCCGGGCCAGGTCCAGCGGTGCGTCCTCGGCGCCGGGGAGCGCGACGTCCAGCTCGAACTCGGTGTCGGCGGAGACGCCCTGTCCCGCGGTGCGGCGCAGCTCCATCAGCGGCCGCGGCGCGGTCTCCTCGGCCGCCCCGGCCGGATCCCGGTCGCCGTAGATCGAACGGGCCAGCTCGCGCAGCGCCCCGACGCCGGTCGGCTCGGCGGCGGTGTAGCGGACCGCGGTGACCGGCACGTCCGCGGCGAGCTGCTCCAGCTCGCGCAGCACCACCTGCTGCTCGGTGGCCCGCTCGCGCAGCCAGCGGGCCGCCGGCCCGCGCAGCGACCGCGGCGGGCCGGGCATCACCCGGTTCGCCATCAGCGCGTCCACCCGGAGCTCGTGCAGCGCGAGCGCGGTCAGCGTGCGGCGGGTCTCCGCGGCGACCACCCGCTCCGGGGTGAGCACCAGCCGGATCGAGGTCCGGGAGCGGTCGGCGAGCAGCGCACGCAGCCCGGCGAGCTGGTCGGCCAGCGCACCCAGCGCGGCGACCGTGCGCTCCCAGCCCGCACCGTCGTTCTTCGCACCCGCGAGGTTCGCGACCAGCCCGCGGACCGCCCGACGGTGCGCCGGGAACAGCCGCTCCAGGTAACCCGAGAGTGCCTCGGGCAGGGTGAGCAGACGCAGCGTCTCCGCGGTCGGCCCGCAGTCGACGACGACGACGTCGTACTCCCCGGAGTCGGCGAACCGCTGCACCTCGACCAGCGCGAGCAGATCCTCGACGCCCGGCAGCACGGTCAGCTCGTCGGCGACCAGTTCGTCCACCCCGGCACCGGCCAGCATGGTGCGCAGGTGCCCCTGCAGCTCACCCCAGGCGCCCTCGAGGAGGTGCCGGGCCTCGATGTGTGCCGCCCACAGGTTCTCCGCGACCGGAGTGGGGTCGGAGCCCAGCTCGGCGTCGAGCGCGTCGCCCAGTGAGTGCGCGGGATCGGTAGACACGACCAGCGCCGACCGGCCGGCCCCGGCGAGCAGCGCGGCAGTGGCTGCGGCGAGGGTGGTCTTGCCGACCCCGCCCTTGCCGGTGAACAGCACGACGCGCACGCCGCGGAGCGTAACGATCGGCGCGGCGCGTGCTCCGGCTGACCCGCCGAAGCGGATCGGCGGAGCGGGCGTCAGCCCTTCTCGACCCGCCGCTTCAGCCCCTTCAGCGCCGCGTCGATGATCACCTTCTCGGCCTTGCGGCGGAGCATCCCGATCATCGGGAAGTTGACCTCGACGGACAGCTCGTAGGTGACCGTCGTCCCGGAGCCCTCCGGCTCCAGCCGGTAGACGCCGTCCTGCGCCTTCTGGATGCCGCCCTTGACCAGGGTCCACCAGACCGACAGGTCGTCGTCGGCCCAGGTGTAGTCCAGCGTGTACGAGTCCTTGATCGCGCCGGCGTCCATCGAGAACCGCACCTGGGAGGCGCGGTCACCGCTGCCCGGGTCGAGGATCTCGACCGCTGTGATCTGATCGGTCCACTCCGGGTACGACGCGAAGTCGGCGATCACCGCCATCACCTGGTCCGGCGGGGCACCGATGTGGATCGAGGACGTGGTCGCGTCGGCCATGGCGGGAGGCTATCCCGTGCTCACAGGTGCAGCACGCAGGGCTGCTCGAGAGCGCGGAAGTGGCCGACGTTGACGCACTCCGTCCGGCCGATCCGGGTACGCCGGTGCAACGGCTGGTGGACGTGCCCGAACAGCGCGTGCGTCGGCTGTTCGGCGCGGATCCGCGCGGCCAGCGGGGCGCTGGCGATCTCGCCCCGCCGGGTGACGACGTCGTAGGTCAGCACCGGGACGTCCGGCGGGACGTGGGTGCAGAGCAGGTCGGCCGGGCCGAGCGCGTCGAGCCGGGCGGTCCAGTCCTCGTGCCGCAGGAAGTACGGCTGCCACGGCCCGCTCCGGCGCGGGTCGACGCCGGGCGGGAGCGGCACCCCGCCGAGGAAACCGATCCGGCGCCCGCCGATCCCGATCACCCGCCCGTCCGCGCGCACCACCCCGTCGACGTCCGGCCAGGCGTGCGGCATGTCGACGTTGCCGGGAATCGCCCAGACCGGGACGTCCAGGGCGCCGAGCACCCCGAAGATCTCGGCGTACTGCTCGGCGACGGCCTCGGTGACGGCGGCGGCCGGATCGGCGAACCGGCTCCAGGACCGTTCGAGCAGGCCCTGCACCTGGGCGCGGGGGGCGCCGATCCGGCGCATACGGCCGAACTCGGCGGCGATCCCGGAGCCGAGCAGCCGGGAGATGATCCCGTTCTCCGGGTCCCGGTAGTCGACGAACTCCAGCAGGTCGCCGAGCACGAGCAGGCCGTCCGCCCCGGCGGCGGCGCGGGCCAGTGCGCGGGTGTTCCCGTGGATGTCGGAGACGACGTGCAACCGCACTCAGCGACCCCCGTCCGGAGCGACCCCGGCCCGGCGCCCGGCCTCCAGCCGGCGCTTCAGCGCGAACGCGTGCGCCTTGAACTCGCGGTGCCGCCGGTCCGACTCGGCCCGGCTCCGACCCCAGCTCCTGCTCCGGCTCCGGCCCGGGCCGGCCGCGGGCTCGGGCGAGGCACGTAGGAAGAAGTGCAGCACGGTGCCGTCGAGCACCTGCTCGCACCAGACCTCCATCGTCCCGGTGAGCGCACCGGTGACGGTCCAGCGGATCCCGGCCGGACCGCGGTCGTGCGCGATCTGCGGGCTCAGATCCGGCCAGTAGGACGGCCAGCGGCCCGGATCGGCGAACTCGGCCGCCACCCGCTCCCGGGGGACGGCCAGGAACGTCTCGTCGACGACGTCCACCGACGGCGGCGCGGCCGCCCCTGACTGCACTGGTGACGCGCTCGGCACGAGATCAGCGTGCCACTCTCCCCACGGTCCACCGACAGGGGTACCGTGCCGCCGTCGATACGGCCGGACGGGTCCGTTCCGTATCCGTTATGCCCGAGTCGATGTACTCGAACCCTACTTGGCGGTAGGTTCGGGTCCCAGCAGGTCGGCACGCGTGCCAGCCGACCGCACTATGCCTGTCGAGGCCGCCAGGAGGTCGATCCCCGTGCGTGAGTACAGCGTCCCCGCCACGGTGTCCGTGGGTGCCGACGAGTCGGTCTCCGATGCCGTCTTCGAGAACGCCGCGCAACATGCCGCGGAGGTCCTCTACCGCCGCAAGGGTGCCGACGGCGCGTGGAGCGACATCACGGCCGCCGAGTTCGCCGAGCAGGTCACCCGGGTCGCCGCCGGCCTGATCGCGGCCGGGACGCAGGCGGGTGACCGGATCGCACTGCTGTCCCGTACCCGCTACGAGTGGACCCTGTTCGACTACGCGATCCTCGCCGCGGGCGGGGTGACCGTCCCGATCTACGAGACGTCCTCGCCGGACCAGATCTCCTGGATCCTCTCCGACTCCGGCGCCGTCGGGATCGTCGTCGAGACGGCCGAGCACACCGCGTCGGTGGAGAAGGTCCGGGCCGACGTGCCCGAGCTCCGGCACATCTGGCAGATCGACCCCTCGGCAGCGGCGCCGGACAGCCCGTCCGCGATCGAGCAGCTGAGCGGGCTCGGTTCGGACACCGCCGACGACGTGGTGCACGAGCGCCGCAACGCCGTGCGCGCCGACGACCTCGCCACGCTGATCTACACCTCGGGCACCACCGGCCGCCCCAAGGGTTGCGAGCTGACCCACCGCAACCTGCTCAGCGAGTGCCGCACGATCGCCTCGACGATCCCGGACCTGCTCTCGCACGGCGGCTCGGTGCTGCTGTTCCTGCCGCTCGCGCACGTGTTCGGCAAGGCCATCCAGTGCGGCGCGCTGACCACCCGCACCGTGGTCGGGCACAGCCCGGACGTGAAGAACCTGCTGCCCGATCTGGCCGAGTTCAAGCCGACCTTCCTGCTCGCGGTGCCGCGGGTGTTCGAGAAGGTCTACAACGGCGCCCGGCTGCGGGCGCACAACGACGGCAAGGCCCGGATCTTCGACGCCGCCGCCGACACCGCGATCGCCTACTCCGAGGCGATCGACTCCGGCGGGCCGGGGTTCGTCCTCAAGGCCAAGCACGCACTGTTCGACAAGCTGGTCTACGGCAAGCTCCGGGCCGCGGTCGGCGGCAACGTCACCGCCGCGGTGTCCGGCTCGGCGCCGCTCGGTGCCCGGCTCGGCCACTTCTTCCGCGGCATCGGACTGCCGGTGCTGGAGGGCTACGGCCTGACCGAGACCACCGCCGGCATCACCCTGAACACGCTCGACGCCCAGCGGGTCGGCTCGGTCGGGCGCCCGGTGCCGGGCTGCGCCGTCCGGATCGCCGAGGACGGCGAGGTCATGCTCCGCGGCGACATCGTCTTCCAGGGGTACTGGCACAACGAGGACGCCTCGAAGGAGTCCCTGGAGAGCGACGGCTGGTTCCACTCCGGCGACATCGGCGAGCTCGACGACGCGGGCTTCCTGACCATCACCGGTCGCAAGAAGGAGATCATCGTCACCGCCGGCGGCAAGAACGTCGCCCCGGCGGTGCTCGAGGACCGGCTGCGGGCGCACCCGCTGGTCGGCCAGTGCATCGTGGTCGGCGACCAGAAGCCGTTCATCTCGGCGCTGGTCACCATCGACCCGGAGGCGCTGCCCGGCTGGCGTGAGCGCAACGGCAAGCCGGAGGGCGCCGGCGGGTCCGCCTCGGACCTGATCGACGACCCGGAGCTGCGCGGGGAGATCGCCGCCGCGGTCGAGGAGGCCAACCAGGCGGTGTCGCGGGCCGAGCAGATCCGCAAGTTCCGGATCCTGCCCGCGGACTTCAGCGAGGCAGGCGGTGAGCTGACGCCGACCATGAAGGTCAAGCGCAAGGTCGTCGTCGACACCTACTCCGGCGAGATCGAGGCGCTCTACGCCGGAGCCTCCGCCGAGCGGGGCTGATCCGCCGCCGGCCGTCCG is from Pseudonocardia autotrophica and encodes:
- a CDS encoding metallophosphoesterase family protein, yielding MRLHVVSDIHGNTRALARAAAGADGLLVLGDLLEFVDYRDPENGIISRLLGSGIAAEFGRMRRIGAPRAQVQGLLERSWSRFADPAAAVTEAVAEQYAEIFGVLGALDVPVWAIPGNVDMPHAWPDVDGVVRADGRVIGIGGRRIGFLGGVPLPPGVDPRRSGPWQPYFLRHEDWTARLDALGPADLLCTHVPPDVPVLTYDVVTRRGEIASAPLAARIRAEQPTHALFGHVHQPLHRRTRIGRTECVNVGHFRALEQPCVLHL
- a CDS encoding AMP-dependent synthetase/ligase, producing the protein MREYSVPATVSVGADESVSDAVFENAAQHAAEVLYRRKGADGAWSDITAAEFAEQVTRVAAGLIAAGTQAGDRIALLSRTRYEWTLFDYAILAAGGVTVPIYETSSPDQISWILSDSGAVGIVVETAEHTASVEKVRADVPELRHIWQIDPSAAAPDSPSAIEQLSGLGSDTADDVVHERRNAVRADDLATLIYTSGTTGRPKGCELTHRNLLSECRTIASTIPDLLSHGGSVLLFLPLAHVFGKAIQCGALTTRTVVGHSPDVKNLLPDLAEFKPTFLLAVPRVFEKVYNGARLRAHNDGKARIFDAAADTAIAYSEAIDSGGPGFVLKAKHALFDKLVYGKLRAAVGGNVTAAVSGSAPLGARLGHFFRGIGLPVLEGYGLTETTAGITLNTLDAQRVGSVGRPVPGCAVRIAEDGEVMLRGDIVFQGYWHNEDASKESLESDGWFHSGDIGELDDAGFLTITGRKKEIIVTAGGKNVAPAVLEDRLRAHPLVGQCIVVGDQKPFISALVTIDPEALPGWRERNGKPEGAGGSASDLIDDPELRGEIAAAVEEANQAVSRAEQIRKFRILPADFSEAGGELTPTMKVKRKVVVDTYSGEIEALYAGASAERG
- a CDS encoding ROK family protein; translated protein: MTRPLTVGVDVGGTSVRAGIVGDDGDVLDTVSAPTPGTDDALEAAIAGAVDELRRRHPVSAVGLALAGFVDAGRGLVRYAPHLSWRDAPVAQRISDRLGGLPVVVEHDANSAALAERRYGAAAGASAAVVIALGTGIGGALLLDGELYRGAYGVAPELGHLRVVPDGRSCPCGKRGCWERYCSGTALAATALELISGAHPPGPSALVREAAQDPGRITGRRVGAAAREGDPIAKAAMVELGHWLGEGLSLVADVFDPDLVVIAGGVSVSAPQFLDAAREHYARIATGAGNRPLARIRTAQLGAAAAVVGAATLAREAFG
- a CDS encoding SRPBCC family protein; its protein translation is MADATTSSIHIGAPPDQVMAVIADFASYPEWTDQITAVEILDPGSGDRASQVRFSMDAGAIKDSYTLDYTWADDDLSVWWTLVKGGIQKAQDGVYRLEPEGSGTTVTYELSVEVNFPMIGMLRRKAEKVIIDAALKGLKRRVEKG
- a CDS encoding helix-turn-helix domain-containing protein, whose product is MGDGPDLIGRRLREVRAWRGLSLRATAELAGLSASYLSRIERGERPVERRSTVEALAGALRVAPTELTGRPVAPHTPGESEGHAAVEDLRGALRDIELDAVTPESTGGLRTLPELRHDVDRAAAASFACDYRCLGAVLPDLLPRVWAHAGRIDGARTLLIECLFHAFYLAKDLGYRDVGWSIAGHLHRAAEATDDPAWVAIADYMRAEAMVGAHARTRALEAVVRSADALTPDAGPAGQAYGMLRLSAALQSAATGAVDVVPDYLAEAADISRHTGDGNFGGQHFGPRNVAVWRVAMAVEVGEIDRVPELAEAVDVEALPLGRRAWFLMDVGRGLAAQRGRETVAVDTLRQAEELAPQLVHANPFVRETVADLLRRARRDAGGRELRGIAYRMGMGA
- a CDS encoding lysophospholipid acyltransferase family protein — encoded protein: MLYWWSKFVLLGPLMRVFCRPEIVGAGNVPESGGAILASNHLAVADSFFLPLMLPRRVTFLAKREYFTEPGIRGWFKKQFFSGVGQVPVDRSGGSAARAAMDTAVRLLGEGKLLGIYPEGTRSPDGKLYKGKTGVARMALEGGVPVIPVAMVGTDKVNPIGSKMWRPRKVRIVIGEPIDFSRYEGMAGDRFIERSMTDEIMYNLMELSGQTYVDLYAASVKERAATGAPAPAPARPGTRRPDANVPDSRAS
- a CDS encoding polyketide cyclase / dehydrase and lipid transport, whose translation is MQSGAAAPPSVDVVDETFLAVPRERVAAEFADPGRWPSYWPDLSPQIAHDRGPAGIRWTVTGALTGTMEVWCEQVLDGTVLHFFLRASPEPAAGPGRSRSRSWGRSRAESDRRHREFKAHAFALKRRLEAGRRAGVAPDGGR
- a CDS encoding ArsA family ATPase, whose amino-acid sequence is MRVVLFTGKGGVGKTTLAAATAALLAGAGRSALVVSTDPAHSLGDALDAELGSDPTPVAENLWAAHIEARHLLEGAWGELQGHLRTMLAGAGVDELVADELTVLPGVEDLLALVEVQRFADSGEYDVVVVDCGPTAETLRLLTLPEALSGYLERLFPAHRRAVRGLVANLAGAKNDGAGWERTVAALGALADQLAGLRALLADRSRTSIRLVLTPERVVAAETRRTLTALALHELRVDALMANRVMPGPPRSLRGPAARWLRERATEQQVVLRELEQLAADVPVTAVRYTAAEPTGVGALRELARSIYGDRDPAGAAEETAPRPLMELRRTAGQGVSADTEFELDVALPGAEDAPLDLARVGDDMVVGIGFSRRMVSLPSVLRRCEATGARLEGTGAQARLVITFVPDPGTWMTS